One part of the Phoenix dactylifera cultivar Barhee BC4 chromosome 4, palm_55x_up_171113_PBpolish2nd_filt_p, whole genome shotgun sequence genome encodes these proteins:
- the LOC103715572 gene encoding E3 ubiquitin-protein ligase ATL42-like, translating into MRPPNPSLRLLVFFSIWAIGTAETSQPDSEGVTVSFRPSVAIVIGVFSLMFSLTFLLLVYAKFCHTAASELFSSDPGRVDRPNGHILSDNNRFSGIDKTVIESLPFFRFSSLRGARAGLECAVCLSRFDDTELLRLLPKCKHAFHLGCVDRWLEAHSSCPLCRCKVSVEDATLFKYSTSSRFLFPSSRREDPAKDLELALFVEREPGDNSGRHGSSRFSVGSSFRRMERKEKPNLPILEERNHDGGEFYHKFKHRIIVSDVVFRSRWSDVNSSDFISLNTDMLSLASSKRFSSLDSDLNSYSESIPNEKRSADRSVLKIKEEIEKKRLLESKASQMNRDQSAAVGSASDGEGNSGTAGSRALVSSGNNRSMSEITNLSRFRAVSEPAGFKEEKVRRLWLPIARRTVQWFAGRETRSQSQGIQEETSV; encoded by the coding sequence ATGCGTCCCCCCAATCCCTCCCTCCGTCTGCTTGTCTTCTTTTCGATCTGGGCGATCGGCACCGCGGAGACGAGCCAGCCGGACTCCGAGGGGGTGACGGTGTCGTTCCGGCCGAGCGTCGCCATCGTCATCGGAGTTTTCTCCCTCATGTTCTCTCTCACGTTTCTTCTTCTTGTGTATGCTAAATTCTGCCACACCGCCGCCTCCGAGCTCTTCTCCTCCGACCCCGGCCGCGTGGACCGACCCAACGGCCACATCCTGTCCGACAACAACCGCTTCTCCGGCATCGACAAGACGGTCATCGAGTCGCTGCCCTTCTTCCGGTTCTCCTCCCTCCGCGGCGCCCGCGCCGGCCTCGAATGCGCCGTCTGCCTCTCGAGATTTGACGACACCGAGCTCCTCCGGCTGCTGCCCAAGTGCAAGCATGCCTTCCACCTCGGGTGCGTGGACCGCTGGCTGGAGGCCCATTCCAGCTGCCCGCTCTGCCGCTGCAAGGTCTCCGTGGAGGACGCCACCCTCTTCAAGTACTCCACTAGCTCCAGATTCTTGTTCCCCTCCTCCCGGAGGGAAGATCCGGCCAAAGACCTCGAGCTCGCGCTCTTCGTCGAGAGGGAGCCCGGGGATAACAGCGGCCGCCACGGCTCCTCGAGATTCAGCGTCGGTAGCAGCTTCCGGAGGATGGAACGGAAGGAGAAGCCGAATTTGCCGATTCTGGAAGAAAGGAATCATGACGGCGGAGAATTCTACCACAAGTTCAAGCATCGAATTATAGTATCGGACGTGGTGTTCAGGAGCAGGTGGAGCGATGTGAATTCCTCGGATTTCATCTCTCTGAACACGGACATGCTGAGCTTGGCTTCCAGCAAGAGGTTTTCGAGTCTGGATTCGGATCTGAATTCCTATTCGGAATCGATTCCGAACGAGAAGCGCTCCGCGGATCGGAGCGTGCTGAAGATTAAGGAGGAGATCGAGAAGAAGCGGTTGCTGGAGAGCAAGGCGAGCCAGATGAACCGAGACCAGTCGGCGGCCGTTGGTTCGGCATCGGACGGTGAGGGGAACTCGGGGACTGCTGGATCCAGGGCTCTGGTTTCGTCCGGGAACAACAGATCGATGTCGGAGATCACGAACTTGTCGAGATTTAGGGCGGTTAGCGAGCCGGCCGGGTTCAAGGAGGAGAAGGTGAGGCGGCTTTGGCTGCCGATTGCGAGACGGACGGTGCAGTGGTTCGCCGGAAGAGAGACGAGGTCGCAGTCGCAGGGGATTCAAGAGGAGACAAGTGTTTGA
- the LOC103715599 gene encoding carotenoid 9,10(9',10')-cleavage dioxygenase 1-like, with translation MSSICPYLCPHGSARRPRMATQISHLTTSLPSSLKPFFRELQQAHTRIDVWKNIKNTSRRFLDALVDSTFQFIHQPILPSQSNFAPVDEIGDAVRITSIEGEIPADFPEGVYIRNGSNPLFGTLLSTESLFGRSSNIWVEGEGMLHALSFAKDAAGRWTLFYNNRYVQSDTFKLEKERNKPCFLPAIEGDPPAILAAYVLNQLRFGKVNKYISNTNVFEHAGRVFSVAENHRPQEIDVYSLETYGNWDVDGAWDRPFTSHPKRAPGSGELVIFGVDAKKPFLVLGVLSADGKKLMHKVDLNLERSTLCHDIGVTKMYNIILDMPLTIDINRLVRGGPLIKFEKESYARIGVMPRYGDADSIKWFEVEPYCTFHIINCFETGDEVVVMGCRASESIIPGPDLGVDKFQWFSKGFKPMTKRATCPDNIFEEGFFFSRLYEWRLNMKTGGVTGRYLTGTDFSIDFPLINDHFIGLYNKYAYAQVVDSAASSICALPKYGSLAKFNLEEQVDGTAELEKHSEDLVTVEHHQLGRNKFCSGAAFVSKQGDCDEDDGWIVSFVHNEDTNASQVYIIDTKSFDSDPVVKITLPQRVPYGFHGTFISKSTQCRYKYVQ, from the exons ATGAGCTCCATCTGTCCTTATCTCTGTCCGCATGGGTCTGCCCGAAGGCCTCGCATGGCCACCCAAATTAGTCATCTGACcacctccctcccttcctctctgaAG CCTTTCTTCAGAGAGCTGCAGCAGGCTCATACGAGAATCGATGTGTGGAAGAACATCAAGAACACCTCACGGAGGTTCCTCGATGCACTTGTGGACTCCACATTCCAATTCATCCATCAGCCCATACTCCCATCTCAG AGCAACTTTGCACCAGTTGATGAGATTGGAGATGCCGTGAGGATCACCAGCATTGAAGGGGAGATTCCTGCTGATTTCCCAGAGGGCGTATATATTAGAAATG GTTCTAATCCACTGTTCGGCACGCTGCTGTCGACGGAGTCGCTGTTCGGGAGGTCGAGCAACATCTGGGTGGAGGGGGAGGGCATGCTCCATGCCCTCTCCTTCGCCAAGGACGCCGCCGGCCGGTGGACCCTCTTCTATAATAACCGATACGTCCAGTCCGACACCTTCAAGCTCGAGAAGGAGCGCAACAAGCCCTGCTTCCTCCCCGCCATCGAAGGCGATCCCCCCGCCATCTTGGCCGCTTACGTTTTAAACCAG CTGAGGTTTGGCAAAGTAAACAAATACATCAGCAACACCAATGTGTTCGAGCACGCAGGGAGAGTCTTCTCAGTTGCCGAGAATCACAGACCGCAAGAGATTGACGTATATAGTCTTGAGACATATGGTAACTGGGATGTTGATGGAGCTTGGGATCGGCCATTCACTTCCCATCCAAAG AGAGCTCCAGGATCTGGAGAGCTTGTCATTTTTGGAGTTGATGCGAAGAAACCTTTCCTTGTGCTTGGAGTTCTATCAG CTGACGGGAAAAAACTAATGCATAAGGTTGACCTCAACCTGGAGAGGAGCACCCTTTGCCATGACATAGGAGTTACCAAAAT GTACAACATAATCCTCGACATGCCACTTACTATTGATATTAATAGACTTGTCAGAGGTGGTCC GTTGATCAAGTTTGAGAAGGAAAGTTATGCAAGAATTGGGGTGATGCCCCGTTACGGAGATGCAGATTCAATTAAATGGTTTGAGGTGGAACCGTATTGTACTTTCCACATTATCAATTGCTTTGAAACTGGTGATGAG GTGGTTGTGATGGGTTGTCGAGCATCTGAATCAATCATCCCTGGCCCAGACCTGGGAGTTGATAAATTCCAGTGGTTTTCTAAAGGATTCAAGCCCATGACAAAAAGAGCAACATGTCCTGACAATATCTTTGAAGAAGGATTCTTCTTCTCGCGTTTGTATGAATGGAGACTAAACATGAAAACAGGTGGTGTCACTGGGAGATACCTAACAGGAACTGATTTCTCAATAGACTTCCCTTTGATCAATGACCATTTCATTGGGTTGTATAACAAATATGCTTATGCGCAAGTTGTGGATTCTGCAGCAAGTTCTATCTGTG CTCTGCCCAAGTATGGAAGTCTGGCAAAGTTTAatcttgaagaacaagttgatgGCACTGCTGAG CTGGAGAAGCACTCTGAAGACCTGGTTACGGTAGAGCACCACCAGCTTGGCAGAAATAAGTTCTGTTCAGGAGCAGCATTTGTCTCAAAACAAGGTGattgtgatgaagatgatggTTGGATAGTTTCTTTTGTGCACAATGAAGATACAAATGCATCTCAG GTCTACATAATTGACACTAAAAGTTTTGACAGTGACCCTGTTGTCAAAATAACTTTGCCACAAAGAGTGCCTTATGGATTTCATGGAACTTTCATATCCAAATCAACTCAATGTCGATACAAATATGTACAGTAA
- the LOC103715573 gene encoding protein NINJA homolog 1-like: MEDDNGLELSLGLSCGGSSGKSKGRDVSSDTKLDEGSSSKLLGGIITASDVSFKNFFQTSAENQVHSGKQKGDPVSQLHENFWTGLGKHPATGADGSKDVQSSQSQFTRYQQPWIPNNKTTDTEEEKSSINKRRLSFEEINIQKKHEKVVVHGDAHSKGPAGMKLLKKSHISVTTEDGSSGENEDVAESEAEGSNSWLVSQHEDSSKCSEVPKVTDKHVLNDQSGINFQGQRQPPFSGNDSNPEIGKVTYGIPLPLQPLTVMTVPYPVPVKVPTTAGVPNATGFSSPCIMQLMPLANSEQPVVQTMNTSNLQLAFGYSPVQLPTLETSSSWAFGSQPQHASSFAIKDNADGASQHSEDDVKRSHAFTYEGKSSELAKGSGKPIGEAGASSSSQVEEEGKGSNTIVRQKETTNQPAAASLSYEGCAIKPGMFASNLKFGGCGSYPDLPWVSTTGPGPNGKTISGVTYKYDRNQIKIVCACHGSHMTPEQFIEHASADASNLENNTSLASFPASNPAASAQN, from the exons ATGGAGGATGATAATGGGCTTGAGCTAAGCTTGGGCCTTTCTTGTGGAGGATCTTCAGGGAAATCTAAAGGCAGAGATGTTTCTTCAGATACTAAACTAGATGAAGGTAGTAGTTCCAAATTGTTAGGCGGCATTATAACTGCTTCTGACGTCTCATTCAAGAACTTCTTTCAAACAAGTGCTGAGAACCAAGTCCATAGTGGGAAACAAAAGGGTGATCCAGTTTCACAACTGCATGAGAACTTCTGGACAGGCCTTGGGAAGCATCCTGCCACTGGGGCAGATGGCTCTAAAGATGTGCAGAGCAGTCAATCACAGTTCACCAGGTATCAACAGCCGTGGATCCCAAATAACAAAACAACTGACACTGAGGAAGAGAAATCAAGTATCAACAAAAGAAGATTGTCATTCGAGGAGATAAATATTCAAAAGAAGCATGAAAAGGTAGTTGTCCATGGTGATGCACACAGTAAGGGCCCTGCTGGTATGAAGTTATTAAAAAAGTCCCACATTTCAGTTACTACAGAAGATGGTTCATCTGGTGAAAATGAGGATGTTGCAGAGTCAGAAGCAGAAGGCTCAAACTCTTGGTTGGTTTCGCAGCATGAGGACAGTTCCAAATGCTCTGAAGTTCCCAAAGTTACTGATAAACATGTTTTAAATGATCAAAGTGGAATTAATTTTCAAGGGCAGAGACAGCCGCCTTTCTCAGGAAATGATTCCAATCCTGAAATCGGGAAGGTGACATATGGGATTCCGTTGCCACTTCAACCACTGACTGTCATGACTGTGCCTTATCCAGTACCAGTTAAGGTACCAACTACTGCAGGTGTGCCTAATGCAACAGGGTTTTCTTCCCCGTGCATTATGCAACTGATGCCTCTTGCGAATAGTGAACAGCCTGTGGTCCAAACAATGAATACCAGCAACTTGCAGCTTGCTTTTGGTTATTCTCCAGTGCAGCTTCCAACCTTAGAGACAAGTTCTTCCTGGGCTTTTGGTTCTCAGCCTCAGCATGCGTCTTCCTTTGCCATAAAAGACAATGCTGATGGAGCCTCGCAACATTCTGAGGATGATGTGAAGAGATCTCATG CTTTCACATATGAGGGAAAGTCATCAGAGCTGGCAAAAGGCAGTGGTAAACCTATTGGGGAGGCTGGTGCATCTTCTTCATCTCAGGTTGAAGAGGAGGGCAAGGGAAGCAATACGATCGTCAGGCAAAAGGAAACAACAAACCAACCTGCAGCAGCAAGCTTATCTTATGAAGGATGTGCTATAAAGCCCGGTATGTTTGcatcaaatttgaaatttggaggatgtggctcttATCCAGATCTTCCATGGGTTTCGACCACTGGACCAGGCCCAAATGGGAAAACCATATCCGGTGTTACCTACAAATACGACAGAAACCAAATAAAGATTGTCTGTGCCTGCCATGGGTCTCACATGACCCCAGAACAGTTTATTGAACATGCAAGTGCAGATGCGTCCAACCTGGAAAATAATACAAGTTTAGCATCATTTCCTGCTAGCAATCCAGCTGCTTCAGCCCAGAACTAA